Below is a genomic region from Citrobacter telavivensis.
TTTTGCCTCTGGTGCGTGCCGGCGTTTGACGCACCATTATTAACTACACTTAAGCATATTCTGACAGGCGTGTGTGGCAATAGCATGCCACTATTGAGTAAAGCCAGTCAGGGGAGAGAACATGACGCAGCCATTGGTCGGAAAACAGATTTTAATCGTTGAGGACGAGCCGGTTTTCCGCTCGCTTCTGGATTCCTGGTTTTCCTCTTTGGGAGCGACAACGGCACTGGCGGGCGATGGCTTAGAGGCACTGGACCGTTTAACCGATTTCACGCCCGATCTCATGATTTGCGATCTCGCCATGCCAAGGATGAACGGCCTCAGCCTGGTGGAGCATTTGCGTAACCGCGGTGACCAGACGCCGATTCTGGTGATCTCGGCGACAGAGAATATGGCGGATATTGCCAAAGCCTTACGCCTCGGTGTGGATGACGTTCTGCTGAAACCGGTAAAGGACCTGACCCGGCTGCGGGAAACCGTGTTTGCCTGTCTTTATCCGAACATGTTTAATTCCCGTGTTGAAGAAGAAGAGCGCCTGTTTCGCGACTGGGATGCGATGGTGGACAATCCCGCAGCCGCCGCGAAATTGCTTCAGGAGCTTCAGCCTCCGGTACAGCAGGTTATTTCGCATTGCCGGGTCAATTATCGACAACTGGTTTCGGCGGATAAGCCAGGACTGGTTCTGGATATCGCGCCGCTCTCGGATAACGATCTCGCCTTTTATTGTCTGGACGTTACCCGGGCCGGTGACAACGGTGTGCTGGCGGCGTTACTTCTGCGGGCGTTATTTAATGGCTTGTTGCAGGATCAGCTCGCGCATCAGAATCAGCGCCTGCCGGAACTGGGGGCATTATTGAAACAGGTCAACCATCTGCTTCGTCAGGCCAATTTACCCGGACAGTTCCCGCTATTAGTCGGCTATTATCATAGTGAGCTTAAAAATCTGATTCTGGTTTCGGCCGGACTCAATGCGACATTAAATACCGGATCGCATAATGTGCAGATCAGTAACGGCGTTCCGCTGGGAACGTTAGGCAATACCTACCTCAACCAAATTAGTCAACGCTGCGAAGCCTGGCAGTGTCAAATTTGGGGGGCAGGAGGTCGATTGCGCCTTATGTTGTCTGCGGAATGAACAATCGAGAGGGTGGATGCAAATTGCCGTACCTGCCTTTCTCTGCTGGTGCTACTATCAGCGCCAGTCTTATACGTATTTATCTTAATTATACGAACACGCATCCTTTTCGGACCTGAGGCTTGAGTCAGTCCTGATATACTCGATGCGATACAGATTGATGAACACGTTCAATACATGAACAGTCCAGGAGAATTTAAATGGCTGCCATTAACTCGAAAGTCAAAAAAGCCGTTATCCCGGTTGCGGGATTAGGAACCAGGATGTTACCGGCGACGAAAGCGATCCCGAAAGAGATGTTGCCGCTGGTTGATAAGCCATTAATTCAGTATGTCGTTAACGAGTGTATTGCTGCGGGCATCACTGAAATTGTGCTGGTGACTCACTCATCGAAAAATTCGATCGAAAACCACTTCGACACCAGTTTTGAACTGGAAGCGATGCTGGAAAAACGCGTTAAGCGCCAGCTACTCGAAGAAGTGCAATCTATTTGCCCACCGCACGTCACGATAATGCAGGTTCGTCAGGGGCTGGCAAAAGGCCTGGGCCACGCGGTATTGTGCGCCCATCCGGTAGTCGGTAATGAGCCTGTCGCCGTAATTCTGCCTGACGTTATTCTTGATGAGTTTGAGTCCGATTTATCCCAGGATAACCTGGCAGAAATGATTCGTCGTTTTGATGAAACCGGAAATAGCCAGATCATGGTTGAGCCGGTCGCTGATGTGACCGCATACGGTGTTGTTGACTGTAAAGGCGTGCCGCTGGCACCTGGCGAAAGCGTTCCGATGGTGGGCGTCGTTGAAAAACCGAAAGCCGATGTCGCCCCGTCAAATCTGGCGATTGTTGGCCGCTACGTGCTGAGCGCGGACATCTGGCCTCTGCTGGCGAAAACCCCTCCGGGAGCGGGTGACGAAATTCAGTTGACTGACGCTATCGATATGCTGATCGAAAAAGAGACTGTCGAAGCCTATCATATGAAAGGGAAGAGCCACGACTGCGGCAATAAATTAGGTTATATGCAGGCATTTGTGGAATATGGCATTCGACATAATTCACTTGGCAGCGAATTTAAGGCCTGGCTCGAAGAAGAGATGGGTATTAAGAAGTAACCAGACGTTATAATTAACGAACAGAGACGGCGCTGGTATCCAGTGCCGTTTTTTTATACGCACGCTTTATGGGGAATCGGTAGATCGCGGACATAAAAAATCCCGCAGAGCGCGGGATTTTAAGCAGGTAGATTACAGATTATTCCTTAATCAGGAAATCATCCAGTTGTTTACCTTGCTCTTCCATTGCTTTCTTGATCACTGCCGGAGTACGACCCTGACCAGTCCAGGTTTTAGTTTCGCCGTTTTCGTCAACGTAGCTATATTTAGCCGGACGCGCTGCACGTTTAGCTTTGGTGCCGGATTTAACTGCAGCCATGCTATTCAGCAGTTCATTCGGATCAATACCATCAGCAATCAGCATTTCACGATATTGTTGCAGTTTACGAGTACGCTCTTCAACTTCAGCCGCTGCCGCGCTTTCTTCTTCACGACGTTCGTTAACAACAACTTCTAATTTTTCCAGCATTTCTTCCAGCGTTTCAAGGGTACATTCTCTTGCCTGCGCACGAAGAGTACGGATGTTGTTCAGAATTTTAAGTGCTTCGCTCATTGTAGTAATCTCAAACTTATATTGGGGGTGGTTTGTTGAGCTAATAATAGAGCGTTAAATTCAGATGTGCAATAGCCAGGAATGTAAGGAATTCAAAATTGCCCTTTATTTTTTGCCAACAATAAATATCCGAACTTAAATTTTTCTTGAAGGAACGCACAAAAAAGGGCTTATTGGCTGAGCGGTTACTCCTTTTTTCAGTCGAAAACATCCGGATTCAGGTCACATTTTCACACGATGAAATAGACTCTCATCGTAGTGATTTCAACCTTTTGTATTAGTTTTGTTGATGGACACCGTCTATTACTCCGCAATAGTTATGTAGAACAGTAACAATAAGTTCAGGGTTTCCATTAGGGCGGTGTTGATAAGCAGTGTTGATGAATATCGAACGCACAATACGACAAGAATGGGATCCGTCGCGCGTTGTTTGTTCAATTGTTAATTCGTATTTTCCGTACACTCACCTCTACAGATTTTTCGCGGGACGTGTGCTGGCGACGGAAGATATAGCCGGCGGGTGCAGAACCAGGCACCGATAACGATTCAAATTATGCTACACTGCGCCCCGTCTTTATTTCACTTTGGTGAGGGTCTGTGGCCGATGGCACAGCTATATTTCTACTATTCAGCAATGAATGCCGGTAAGTCGACTGCCTTACTGCAATCTTCATACAATTACCAGGAACGCGGGATGCGTACTGTTGTATATACCGCCGAAATAGACGATCGCTATGGCGCGGGGAAAGTGAGTTCGCGTATCGGGCTGTCTTCTCCCGCCAAATTGTTTAACCAGAATTCATCGCTGTATGAAGAGATAGCAACCGATAATGCGCAACAGCCTGTTCATTGTGTGCTGGTGGACGAATGTCAGTTTTTAACCCGACAGCAGGTTTATGAATTATCGGAAGTTGTTGATCAACTGGATATTCCGGTGTTGTGCTACGGATTACGCACGGATTTTCGCGGCGAACTGTTTGTGGGTAGCCAATACCTGTTGGCGTGGTCAGATAAGCTGGTTGAACTCAAAACCATCTGCTTCTGCGGACGCAAAGCGAGTATGGTGCTACGTCTTGATCAGGCGGGCAGACCTTATAATGAAGGCGAACAGGTGGTCATAGGCGGCAACGAGCGGTATGTGTCGGTCTGCCGTAAGCATTATAAGGAAGCGCTGGAGGAGGGGTCTCTGACAGCGATACAGGAACGCCATCGTTACGACTAACCGTCTGCCTTGATGAGCGGTTGGCGAAGTGCTCAGCCGTTCATTGACCCGACAGCAGTAACTGATTTCGGATATAAAAAAGCGGCCTCAACAGAGGCCGCTTTTACGTTGTGAATGCTCAGCGAGGATTAAGCGGATTTCTTCGCTTTTTTCTCTGCTTTCGGCGCGGCAGCAACTTCTTTCGCCGCCGGAGTTCCTTCAGAGTACTCACGACCGTAGAAGGTATCCATCAGGATCTGTTTCAGTTCGGAGATCAGCGGGTAGCGCGGGTTAGCGCCGGTGCACTGGTCATCGAATGCATCTTCAGACAACTTGTCTACGTGAGCCAGGAAGTCTGCTTCCTGAACGCCCGCTTCGCGGATTGACTTCGGAATACCCAGTTCAGCTTTCAGGCTTTCCAGCCATGCCAGCAGTTTCTCGATCTTCGCTGCAGTACGGTCGCCCGGTGCGCTCAGACCCAGATGGTCTGCGATTTCAGCATAACGACGGCGTGCCTGCGGACGGTCATACTGACTGAAGGCAGTCTGCTTGGTCGGGTTGTCGTTCGCGTTGTAGCGAATAACGTTGCTGATCAGCAGGGCGTTTGCCAGGCCGTGTGGAATGTGGAACTGAGAGCCCAGTTTGTGCGCCATTGAGTGACAAACACCGAGGAAGGCGTTCGCAAACGCGATACCGGCGATGGTGGCTGCACTGTGAACACGTTCACGGGCTACCGGGTTTTTAGACCCTTCGTTATAGGACGCCGGCAGATTTTCTTTCAGCAGTTTCAGCGCCTGCAGTGCCTGACCGTCGGAGAACTCAGAAGCCAGTACGGAAACGTAAGCTTCCAGGGCGTGAGTCACCGCATCAAGACCACCAAAGGCACACAGTGATTTCGGCATCTCCATCACCAGGTTGGCATCGACAATCGCCATATCCGGGGTCAGGGCATAGTCAGCCAGCGGGTATTTCTGGCCGGTTGCATCGTCGGTCACAACAGCGAACGGCGTGACTTCAGAACCGGTACCGGACGTGGTGGTGACCGCGACCATTTTCGCTTTCACACCCATTTTCGGGAACTTGTAGATACGTTTACGGATATCCATAAAGCGCAGCGCCAGTTCTTCGAAGTGCGTTTCCGGATGTTCGTACATGACCCACATGATTTTCGCGGCGTCCATCGGGGAACCGCCACCCAGCGCGATGATAACGTCTGGTTTGAAGGAGTTTGCCAGTTCTGCGCCTTTACGGACGACAGAAAGCGTTGGGTCAGCTTCCACTTCAAAGAACACTTCGGTTTCAACGCCAGCGGCTTTCAGCACAGAGGTGATCTGGTCTGCATAACCGTTGTTAAACAGGAAGCGGTCAGTCACGATGAGCGCACGTTTGTGGCCATCAGTAATCACTTCATCCAGCGCGATAGGCAGTGAGCCACGGCGGAAGTAGATAGATTTCGGAAGTTTGTGCCACAACATGTTTTCAGCTCGCTTAGCAACGGTTTTCTTGTTGATCAGGTGTTTCGGACCAACGTTTTCAGAGATGGAGTTACCACCCCAGGAACCACAACCCAGAGTCAGGGAAGGTGCGAGTTTGAAGTTATACAGGTCACCGATACCACCCTGAGATGCCGGGGTGTTGATCAGGATACGGGCGGTTTTCATCATCTGACCGAAGTAAGCCACGCGTTCCGGCTGGTTGTCCTGGTCGGTGTACAGACAAGAAGTGTGACCGATACCGCCCATTGCTACCAGTTTCTCTGCTTTGATAACCGCGTCTTCGAAATCTTTCGCACGGTACATCGCCAGCGTCGGGGACAGTTTTTCGTGAGCGAACGGTTCGCTCTCATCAACCACTTTTACTTCACCGATCAGAATCTTGGTCGTTTCCGGTACCGAGAAGCCGGCCAGTTCAGCAATTTTATATGCGGGTTGACCTACGATAGCAGCGTTCAGCGCACCATTTTTCAGGATAACGTCCTGAACGGCTTTCAGCTCTTTGCCCTGCAGCATGTAGCCGCCGTGGCTGGCGAAACGTTCGCGAACGGCGTCGTAAACTGAATCAACCACAACAACAGACTGTTCAGAAGCACAGATTACGCCGTTGTCGAAGGT
It encodes:
- the adhE gene encoding bifunctional acetaldehyde-CoA/alcohol dehydrogenase — encoded protein: MAVTNVAELNALVERVKKAQREYASFTQEQVDKIFRAAALAAADARIPLAKMAVAESGMGIVEDKVIKNHFASEYIYNAYKDEKTCGVLSEDDTFGTITIAEPIGIICGIVPTTNPTSTAIFKSLISLKTRNAIIFSPHPRAKDATNKAADIVLQAAIAAGAPKDLIGWIDQPSVELSNALMHHPDINLILATGGPGMVKAAYSSGKPAIGVGAGNTPVVIDETADIKRAVASVLMSKTFDNGVICASEQSVVVVDSVYDAVRERFASHGGYMLQGKELKAVQDVILKNGALNAAIVGQPAYKIAELAGFSVPETTKILIGEVKVVDESEPFAHEKLSPTLAMYRAKDFEDAVIKAEKLVAMGGIGHTSCLYTDQDNQPERVAYFGQMMKTARILINTPASQGGIGDLYNFKLAPSLTLGCGSWGGNSISENVGPKHLINKKTVAKRAENMLWHKLPKSIYFRRGSLPIALDEVITDGHKRALIVTDRFLFNNGYADQITSVLKAAGVETEVFFEVEADPTLSVVRKGAELANSFKPDVIIALGGGSPMDAAKIMWVMYEHPETHFEELALRFMDIRKRIYKFPKMGVKAKMVAVTTTSGTGSEVTPFAVVTDDATGQKYPLADYALTPDMAIVDANLVMEMPKSLCAFGGLDAVTHALEAYVSVLASEFSDGQALQALKLLKENLPASYNEGSKNPVARERVHSAATIAGIAFANAFLGVCHSMAHKLGSQFHIPHGLANALLISNVIRYNANDNPTKQTAFSQYDRPQARRRYAEIADHLGLSAPGDRTAAKIEKLLAWLESLKAELGIPKSIREAGVQEADFLAHVDKLSEDAFDDQCTGANPRYPLISELKQILMDTFYGREYSEGTPAAKEVAAAPKAEKKAKKSA
- the rssB gene encoding two-component system response regulator RssB, with the translated sequence MTQPLVGKQILIVEDEPVFRSLLDSWFSSLGATTALAGDGLEALDRLTDFTPDLMICDLAMPRMNGLSLVEHLRNRGDQTPILVISATENMADIAKALRLGVDDVLLKPVKDLTRLRETVFACLYPNMFNSRVEEEERLFRDWDAMVDNPAAAAKLLQELQPPVQQVISHCRVNYRQLVSADKPGLVLDIAPLSDNDLAFYCLDVTRAGDNGVLAALLLRALFNGLLQDQLAHQNQRLPELGALLKQVNHLLRQANLPGQFPLLVGYYHSELKNLILVSAGLNATLNTGSHNVQISNGVPLGTLGNTYLNQISQRCEAWQCQIWGAGGRLRLMLSAE
- the galU gene encoding UTP--glucose-1-phosphate uridylyltransferase GalU; the protein is MAAINSKVKKAVIPVAGLGTRMLPATKAIPKEMLPLVDKPLIQYVVNECIAAGITEIVLVTHSSKNSIENHFDTSFELEAMLEKRVKRQLLEEVQSICPPHVTIMQVRQGLAKGLGHAVLCAHPVVGNEPVAVILPDVILDEFESDLSQDNLAEMIRRFDETGNSQIMVEPVADVTAYGVVDCKGVPLAPGESVPMVGVVEKPKADVAPSNLAIVGRYVLSADIWPLLAKTPPGAGDEIQLTDAIDMLIEKETVEAYHMKGKSHDCGNKLGYMQAFVEYGIRHNSLGSEFKAWLEEEMGIKK
- a CDS encoding DNA-binding transcriptional regulator H-NS, with protein sequence MSEALKILNNIRTLRAQARECTLETLEEMLEKLEVVVNERREEESAAAAEVEERTRKLQQYREMLIADGIDPNELLNSMAAVKSGTKAKRAARPAKYSYVDENGETKTWTGQGRTPAVIKKAMEEQGKQLDDFLIKE
- a CDS encoding thymidine kinase; translated protein: MAQLYFYYSAMNAGKSTALLQSSYNYQERGMRTVVYTAEIDDRYGAGKVSSRIGLSSPAKLFNQNSSLYEEIATDNAQQPVHCVLVDECQFLTRQQVYELSEVVDQLDIPVLCYGLRTDFRGELFVGSQYLLAWSDKLVELKTICFCGRKASMVLRLDQAGRPYNEGEQVVIGGNERYVSVCRKHYKEALEEGSLTAIQERHRYD